AGGGTAAAGCGGATGATTATGTGGACAAACCTATTGATATTGACAGGACCAAGGATCTTATAAAAAAATTATTGGAGTCAAAGGTTGAAGCTATTGATGTTGTTAACGGCAGCCTTGAGGATAAATTGCAACGTGTCAAACATTACGCTGATCGTAATGTCTATAAAAAGGTGGTTCTGGAAGATGTAGCTCGTCTGGTTTTTTTGAGCCCCAAATATTTAAGTCGTTTATTCAAACAGCATACAGGTATGAACTTCAGTGAATACAGATTAAAAGTAAAAATAAAAGAAGCAATGAAATTGTTAAAACAAAAAGGGATGTCTGTGGAACAGATAGCTTTTAATATGGGCTACCAGAACCTGGAGTCATTCATTAGAATTTTTAAAAAAATTACCGGCAAAACACCGTCGGAGTTTAGAAAAAGTGAGCCTTAAAATCGGTACCATACTTATAATTGATGATGACCAGGAACTGGTGGAAGAGATTAAAGAGATATTAACAGAGGAGGGTTATAGTGTAACAACAGCCTTTGATGGAAAAACTGGGCTGAATTTATTTAATACTCTTAATCCCGATTTGGTTATGCTGGACATGAAATTGCCTGAAATGACCGGCATGGAACTGCTTCCTCTTTTTAAAACCATGAAGCCCAAAATTCCGGTGTTGATGATTTCGGGCAGACCGGTTTTTACACCGTTAACCAAACTGAACGTCGGTGAGGGTAACAGAGAAGAAGAAATTTTAAAGATCGCTGACGGCTTTATGAATAAACCTTTTAATATAGAACAATTACTGGCAACTATTAAAAAAATTGTTTCTGCAAAATAATTCGTAAATAGAATAAAGTCAGCAAAAAGCAGACAATGTCAGTGATATAAAAAATGATCACAATATATAATTGTTCTATTACATAAATACAATAATTTAAAAAAAGGAATATATGAATAAATTTGAAAATAAGAATAGTAATTCATTGATAAATCTTAAAGAAGATCATTTGTTAATCTGGGATGTGGTTTCCTATATAAATAAATATCTTTATGAAACAGAAGAATGTGACCGGCTGGATATTGATTTGATTTCTTCGATAATAGAGTTTTTTAATACGTTTGTAGTAAGCCTTCATTTTGCCAAGGAAGAGGAAATTTTATTTTCAGAATTAAAGAAAATGATAGCAATCGAAAATAATTTGGGCC
This genomic window from Candidatus Margulisiibacteriota bacterium contains:
- a CDS encoding helix-turn-helix domain-containing protein codes for the protein MPYGLLIVDDDREFRDEFKECFDEYKVYEAGTGKQAMELLAKPNEVDLVFLDVNLPDTKGTTLLTTIHDLYPKLGIVILTGHGSKDVVLEALKGKADDYVDKPIDIDRTKDLIKKLLESKVEAIDVVNGSLEDKLQRVKHYADRNVYKKVVLEDVARLVFLSPKYLSRLFKQHTGMNFSEYRLKVKIKEAMKLLKQKGMSVEQIAFNMGYQNLESFIRIFKKITGKTPSEFRKSEP
- a CDS encoding response regulator: MSLKIGTILIIDDDQELVEEIKEILTEEGYSVTTAFDGKTGLNLFNTLNPDLVMLDMKLPEMTGMELLPLFKTMKPKIPVLMISGRPVFTPLTKLNVGEGNREEEILKIADGFMNKPFNIEQLLATIKKIVSAK